AGACAAAACCCCTGGGCAGCAGGTTAACGCAGCGAGCAGATGGAGATTGTCTTGCTATAGCGCATCACACCTTCACCTGCGAGGTCCTTGCGCCGTCAGCTACGGCAGATGAAGCTCAGGTGAAGTTCCGCATCACTGGACGGGGGCCTGTACCGGAGGAAGCTGCGCTGGCGCTGCAACTATGCCTTAAAGCGGGCACGGTACTTGAGACTGGCGCTGGCAAAAAGATAAAGCTATCGGGAAAGAGAATCGAGCTAACACCGGACATGCTAGGCGGCTCCATAACGCACGGAGCCTGGACGCTCAAGATCGATGCAGATGCCACGTTGAGCTGGCCGGTATTTCCTTACAACCCTTATCGCAACGAGCTGGAGACAAAACTCGAGTACGCGGTAGGTTTGCTGCACGCGCCGCTACGTCTGCATGTGGATCCAGCGCATTATGTACGCCCCGACGAACAGCAAATTCAGGTGACTGTGAGGGTGCCAGGCACGCGTGGCGCATGATCAATACCGAAGGAAGAAGCCTCCGTCGACGCGCAGCGTTGCTCCGGTAATGTAACTCGCATCATCGGAGGCGAGAAAGGCGACGGCTTTGGCCACTTCGTCCGCCTGGCCAAGTCTGCCGAGTGGAAGGCGCGCGCCTGCGATAACAATGGCGTCTTCCGGGTTGAAGTTCCGCTCACCGGGCGTGTCGATCCAGCCTGGTTCGATGATGTTGACGCGCAGGTGTTGCGGCGCGAGTTTCAGTGCCCAGGAAGCGGCCATATGGGTGATAGCCGCTTTAGCTCCGTTATACGCAGAGGCATTCGGGTACGGACGCGAGCCGTGAACCAAGCGGATGATGATGATGGCTCCTCCGTCTTGCGCTGCCATGGCGCGCGCAGCAAGCTGGCTGCAATGAAACACGCCCCATTGCGAGACCGCCCAGGTTCGCTCGACGTCTTCGACCGTAAGATCAAGCAATGGTTTGCGAACGCTGTAGGCTCGTTATTAACAAGGACATCAAGCTGATTGAAGCTGCTGGCAACTTCGGCAAACATGCGCTCTACCTGCCTGCGATCGCTGATGTCAGCAATACATACAAAGGAGCGCCGTCCCATCTTCTGAATTGCGGCAGAGACCTCTTCTGCTTCGTCACTGCGCAGATCGTTGATGACCACATCGGCGCCGCTGCGTGCAAGCTCAAGTGCGGTCGATGCCACGTGCGGCTCCGGTAACAAGCACCACTTTGCCTGCGAAATTGGAACTCATAGGTGGTTTCTACCAGTCTGCAACTGAGCCATCGCGATGGTTGTACGCCATCAGAACTTCAGGCTGCCACGGATATTTTGCTGCTTCGGCCTCATTGATCTCGATTCCCAGTCCTGGTCTGGTGGGGGCGCTGCACTGTCCTGCTTCTAGCGGAATGAACTCTGAGACGATGTCGCTTCGCCATGGAACATCGGCGCGAACCATTTCCTGAATAAGATAGTTCGGCGTCGCGAAGCCAATGTGAGTGGAGGCAGCAGTACTGACGGGACCCTGTGGATTGTGGCAGGCCACGGAGATCATGTATGTCTCGGCCATTGCAGCGATGCGTCGGGCCTCACTGATGCCACCGCAGTGTGAGACGTCCGGTTGAACGACAGAGCATGCGCGCTTCTCGAAGAGTTCGCGGAACTCCCAGCGCCCTGTTAGTCGCTCGCCAGTAGCGATGGGGTAGGGAAGCGCACGTGCAACTTCGACTAGTGCATCGATGTGCTCAGGCCAGCATGGTTCTTCGTACCAAAAGAGGTTAAAGTCTGTGAGCAGGCGGCCAAACTGAATCGCTGCAGCCGGCGTGGTGCGGGCATGCAGGTCAAGCATAATGTCGATGTCATCGCCGGCTGCGTTGCGCATGGCTTCGACACAGCGCATGGCGCGTTTCAGAGTCGAGGGACTTTCAATGTATTCGGCAACCGGGATAGGCATCGCCTTAACCGCAGTGAATCCCTTCTCCATGCTCTCCTTCATGCGCTCTGCAAACTCCGAAGGTTCGACAGACTTATACATGTTCTCGAGCGTGCCACCACCCAGGTGATCGTAAAAACGGAGTGTGTCTCGCACTGGGCCACCGAGTAGGTTGCACACAGGCTGACCTAGGTCCTTGCCCTTGATGTCCCATAGAGCCTGATCGATGCCGCTCATGGCCGAGTAGTTCGTGATCCCGCCGCGCCAGAAATACTGCCGATGCATGATCTGCCAGATGTGCTCAATACGGCAGGGATCCTGACCAATCAGAAGAACGGAGAGATCTTCGATAGCACCGACGACGCCCTTGGTCTTCCATTCGAGCGTGGATTCGCCCCAACCATAAAGGCCTGGCTGGTCGGTTTCTACTTTGACGAAGATCCAGTTCCTCATGCGCGCGTTGACGACGAGGGTGGAGATTTTTGTGATTTTCATGCAGGTTCCTTTTGAAAGAGTTCAGTGAGTGCTTTGAGCGCCTCGTCGACGACCACATCCGCGGCGTCAGACGAAAAGGGTGTTGCTTCTACTTCGTAACCGCCTTCGCCGAACGCCTGACGGTCGGGAATATAGCCGAAGCCCCCATTGGAGTAGCCGGAGACGAGTGTTAACGGGAAAGGCGAGGCCTCGCGAATGCGTTTACCGATAGAAGAGAACGGTTCGCCCGCGATCGAGACGAGCGCAATGAAACCTATGCGAATGACCTGCATAGGCCAGGCTGTTTCGCGTTGTCCCCCATAGCGAACAGCATTTTCCAAACGCCATCCCATCTGCGTCGCCTTTGCTTGGATGAGCTGCGCTGTGTGCTGTTCTCCGGCTTCTTTGAGGCGTAGAACTTCCTTACTTAATGCTTCAAACTCGGCTGCGGGTATATCTTTGGCAGGAAAAGTTCTAAGCGGGAGATAGACCGTGCGGGTAAGCATCTCGCAGACAGGTGGTGCGACCACCACAGGTTCGTACTCATACTGAGCGATGTTCGCCCCTGATGGCATGACGGAGGTGAAGTGCGCGGTCAGCGGTTGGGTGTCGATGCCTACTGCGAGACTTGCTGCCGCAAGGCCGAGCTCATGACCTAGCCGGCGATAAACAGAGAGAGCTCCGGTAAATCCGCGCCGCGGCCCCAGATCGCCTGAGGCACCTTGAAGAAAGAGGCAGCGGCCTCCAATCTGCTGTTCGACAACCTGACGAGCGGGGCCGGGAAAATCGGGAGTAAAGCGATCGCTTTGCCAACCTACGGTTGTGGGGTGGCAGGCATAGTTAATGATCGTCGCGAGTGTATTGCCATCTTCATCGTCCAGCCGAAGTGTGATGAGCCTAGGATCGGATGGAGCTTCTTCGTTGACTCCTACAACGCACTCTCCTTGAGGTGTCGTTACTCGCCGGTTT
This is a stretch of genomic DNA from Edaphobacter acidisoli. It encodes these proteins:
- the dgoD gene encoding galactonate dehydratase, coding for MKITKISTLVVNARMRNWIFVKVETDQPGLYGWGESTLEWKTKGVVGAIEDLSVLLIGQDPCRIEHIWQIMHRQYFWRGGITNYSAMSGIDQALWDIKGKDLGQPVCNLLGGPVRDTLRFYDHLGGGTLENMYKSVEPSEFAERMKESMEKGFTAVKAMPIPVAEYIESPSTLKRAMRCVEAMRNAAGDDIDIMLDLHARTTPAAAIQFGRLLTDFNLFWYEEPCWPEHIDALVEVARALPYPIATGERLTGRWEFRELFEKRACSVVQPDVSHCGGISEARRIAAMAETYMISVACHNPQGPVSTAASTHIGFATPNYLIQEMVRADVPWRSDIVSEFIPLEAGQCSAPTRPGLGIEINEAEAAKYPWQPEVLMAYNHRDGSVADW
- a CDS encoding SDR family NAD(P)-dependent oxidoreductase, which gives rise to MLDLTVEDVERTWAVSQWGVFHCSQLAARAMAAQDGGAIIIIRLVHGSRPYPNASAYNGAKAAITHMAASWALKLAPQHLRVNIIEPGWIDTPGERNFNPEDAIVIAGARLPLGRLGQADEVAKAVAFLASDDASYITGATLRVDGGFFLRY